In Argopecten irradians isolate NY chromosome 11, Ai_NY, whole genome shotgun sequence, one DNA window encodes the following:
- the LOC138335314 gene encoding short/branched chain specific acyl-CoA dehydrogenase, mitochondrial-like, producing the protein MSATMILGRSLYRTLQRAPQVLSASRVRRCLHARGLATSLASDRVQDIVEIRPPVDLLSSEEMMMKESVAKVAKEVIQPLVRKMDAESKMDKTVMDALFQNGLMGVEIPAEYGGTNGSFFMANLVIEELAKVDASVSVMCDVHNTLINNLLMKLGTKDQKDRYLPRLATDTIGSFCLSETESGSDAFALRMSAVKQGDSYLLNGTKIWITNAEHAGLFMVMANANPTAGYKGITTFLVDRDTEGLSIGKKEDKLGIRASSTCPVHFENVKVPATNVLGEVGHGYKYAIEILNEGRIGIGSQMLGLAEGCFNATVPYTQERKQFGKRVWDFQAMQHQIAHVATQIEACRLLIYNAARKKEAGESFIKEAAMAKYYASEVAALTTTKCLEWMGGVGYTKDYPIEKYYRDCKIGAIYEGTSNIQLNTIAKCIESEGIKS; encoded by the exons ATCCTTGGGAGGAGTCTTTATCGTACCCTGCAAAGGGCACCCCAGGTTCTGTCTGCCTCAAGAGTCCGAAGATGTCTGCATGCTCGAGGACTTGCTACCTCATTAGCATCAGATCGTGTCCAGGATATTGTAGAAATACGTCCACCGGTGGATCTGCTGTCTTCTGAGGAAATGATGATGAAAGAATCAG tgGCCAAAGTAGCAAAAGAAGTTATCCAACCTTTGGTAAGGAAAATGGATGCAGAAAGCAAGATGGACAAAACTGTAATGGAtgctttatttcaaaatggg TTAATGGGTGTTGAAATTCCTGCTGAGTATGGTGGTACCAATGGGTCCTTCTTCATGGCAAATCTGGTGATTGAGGAGCTGGCTAAAGTGGACGCATCGGTCAGTGTTATGTGTGATGTGCATAACACGCTCATCAACAATCTGCTTATGAAGCTTGGTACGAAGGACCAGAAGGACAGGTACCTACCGCGACTTGCCACAGATACG ATTGGTAGTTTCTGCCTGTCCGAGACTGAATCTGGATCTGATGCTTTTGCTTTGAGAATGTCTGCTGTGAAACAAGGAGATTCATATCTCCTGAACGGAACCAAAATCTGGATCACTAATGCTGAACATGCTGGGCTCTTTATGGTCATGGCAAACGCCAACCCTACAGCT GGTTACAAAGGAATCACCACATTCCTTGTAGACAGAGATACAGAAGGACTAAGTATCGGAAAGAAAGAAGACAAGCTAGGAATACGGGCCTCTAGTACATGTCCtgtacattttgaaaatgttaag GTGCCCGCCACCAATGTGTTGGGAGAAGTTGGACATGGTTATAAATATGCTATAGAGATACTCAATGAAGGGCGTATAGGAATTGGATCACAG ATGTTGGGTTTGGCTGAAGGCTGTTTCAACGCAACGgtaccatatacacaagagaggAAGCAGTTTGGTAAACGAGTCTGGGATTTTCAG GCCATGCAGCATCAGATTGCTCATGTTGCCACCCAGATTGAGGCTTGCCGTCTGCTTATTTACAATGCGGCCCGTAAAAAAGAGGCTGGTGAGTCATTCATCAAGGAGGCAGCTATGGCTAAGTACTATGCCTCAGAG GTTGCAGCACTGACAACAACGAAATGTCTGGAGTGGATGGGAGGAGTAGGTTATACCAAAGATTACCCGATAGAGAAGTACTACAGAGACTGTAAAATTG GAGCCATTTATGAAGGAACTTCCAATATTCAACTAAACACTATTGCTAAGTGTATAGAGTCTGAAGGGATCAAATCATGA
- the LOC138335315 gene encoding small integral membrane protein 8-like, translated as MPDLKEQASQNSMRNDQSSSKQTTSKGTHEPGSGIRSTQTTTAFRVVNFELYARPNTVTMAVGATLFLSAVGYIIYMRTRDTKDNDRLYNAMDEDGRLVRRERVSKWD; from the exons ATGCCGGATTTAAAGGAACAGGCATCCCAAAACAGCATGAGAAACGACCAATCGTCAAGTAAACAAACAACCTCAAAGGGAACTCATGAACCCGGATCAGGGATTCGCTCTACACAAACCACAACGGCTTTCCGAGTGGTTAACTTCGAATTATATGCAAGACCG AACACGGTTACCATGGCCGTGGGTGCCACACTATTCCTGAGTGCTGTTggatacattatatacatgagAACCAGAGACACTAAAGACAATGATAGACTATACAACGCTATGGACGAAGATGGTCGTTTGGTTCGACGGGAACGAGTGTCAAAGTGGgattaa